A genomic stretch from Limnobacter thiooxidans includes:
- a CDS encoding DUF6691 family protein — MNNSIRFAIVSGLTGLIFGLGLVVSGMANPAKVIGFLDLSMPWDPSLMFVMGGAIAIGLPGFYLAKRRKTSMLGMPMNLPANTQLDKKLLLGAVLFGAGWGIGGFCPGPAVVAAASLATDGLIFVTAMLAGMFAFSARGQ, encoded by the coding sequence TTGAACAACTCTATTCGTTTTGCAATCGTCAGTGGATTGACGGGTTTGATATTTGGCCTGGGTCTCGTGGTTTCCGGCATGGCCAACCCAGCCAAGGTCATCGGCTTCCTGGACCTGTCCATGCCTTGGGACCCCTCATTGATGTTTGTGATGGGTGGCGCAATTGCGATCGGCTTGCCTGGCTTCTACCTGGCCAAGCGCCGTAAAACCAGCATGCTGGGCATGCCGATGAACCTGCCTGCCAACACCCAACTGGACAAAAAACTGCTGCTGGGTGCGGTGTTGTTCGGTGCAGGTTGGGGAATTGGCGGCTTTTGCCCAGGCCCGGCAGTGGTGGCTGCTGCAAGCCTCGCCACAGACGGTCTCATTTTCGTGACCGCCATGCTGGCAGGCATGTTTGCCTTTTCAGCCAGGGGGCAATAA